In a single window of the Flavobacterium ammoniigenes genome:
- a CDS encoding 16S rRNA (uracil(1498)-N(3))-methyltransferase: MQLFYNATINETTETFTFDREESKHIIKVLRKKDEDILFVTNGLGFLFTTKIILASDSKCTVEIVSFEKASMPKLHLHLAVAPTKMNDRYEWFLEKATEIGIQEITPIICDRSERKVINPERFEKIILSAMKQSNALYLPKLNPAISFKEFVKQKKEGLQLIAHCEETDKKTLKAVLEPNTDVTLLIGPEGDFSEKEIVLALEQHYIPVTLGTTRLRTETAAVVACHSVVFFNEN; encoded by the coding sequence ATGCAATTATTCTATAATGCCACTATAAACGAAACTACGGAAACCTTTACTTTTGATAGAGAAGAAAGTAAACACATAATTAAAGTGTTGCGTAAGAAAGATGAAGATATATTATTTGTAACTAATGGTTTAGGTTTTTTATTTACAACAAAAATTATATTGGCTTCTGATTCAAAATGCACTGTTGAAATTGTTTCGTTTGAAAAAGCGTCAATGCCAAAATTGCATTTGCATTTGGCGGTAGCGCCAACCAAAATGAACGACCGTTACGAGTGGTTTTTAGAAAAAGCAACCGAAATTGGCATTCAAGAAATTACACCTATCATTTGTGATCGTTCAGAAAGAAAAGTGATCAATCCGGAGCGTTTTGAAAAAATTATTCTTTCAGCAATGAAACAATCGAACGCTTTGTATTTACCCAAACTAAATCCAGCAATTTCATTCAAAGAATTTGTAAAGCAAAAAAAAGAAGGACTACAACTTATAGCTCATTGCGAAGAAACCGATAAAAAAACATTAAAAGCTGTTTTAGAACCTAATACTGATGTTACTTTATTAATCGGTCCCGAAGGTGATTTTTCTGAAAAAGAAATCGTACTAGCATTAGAACAACACTACATTCCTGTTACTTTAGGCACTACGAGACTTCGTACTGAAACTGCTGCTGTGGTAGCTTGCCACAGTGTGGTATTCTTCAATGAGAATTAA
- a CDS encoding class I SAM-dependent methyltransferase, with translation MDLAILNPSIQEFIQKQIGISVAKLALQKNPFPEVEWIAILNQIEAKTKAKEKLPTWYNTANIIYPSKISAEQTSSESTAQYKSSLIQGENLIDLTGGFGVDDFYFTKQFTSVTHCEINSDLSAIVKHNFEQLGVTNIDCIPGDSQATLETLPTKWDWMYIDPSRRNDAKGKVFMLKDCLPNVPENLDFYFNKSKAILIKTAPLLDLAAGLSELQNVKAIHIVALENEVKELLWELHKNYSGVTTIKTVNITKEANTTFEFNLNEDGVEASYSLPKRYVYEPNSAIMKSGGFNEISMQYQLDKLHKHSHLYTSNDLIDFPGRVFEILHNFPYSKKEIKTHLENTKYNITTRNFPETVETIRKKWKIKEGGNSYCFCTTDMKNDKIVLLCTKIK, from the coding sequence TTGGATTTAGCCATTTTAAATCCTAGCATTCAGGAATTCATTCAAAAGCAAATCGGAATATCGGTTGCGAAATTAGCGCTGCAAAAAAATCCGTTTCCAGAAGTGGAATGGATTGCTATATTGAACCAAATTGAAGCCAAAACAAAAGCAAAAGAAAAATTACCTACTTGGTATAACACCGCTAATATTATCTATCCCTCAAAGATTTCGGCGGAACAAACCTCTTCGGAAAGCACCGCCCAATACAAATCAAGCCTTATACAAGGAGAAAACCTTATTGATTTAACGGGCGGATTTGGAGTTGACGATTTTTACTTTACCAAACAATTTACATCCGTAACCCATTGCGAAATCAATTCGGATTTATCTGCAATTGTAAAGCATAATTTTGAGCAATTGGGCGTAACGAATATTGACTGCATTCCAGGAGATAGCCAAGCTACACTAGAAACACTTCCAACAAAATGGGATTGGATGTACATTGATCCTTCGCGACGTAATGATGCCAAAGGCAAAGTCTTTATGCTCAAAGATTGTTTGCCCAATGTTCCTGAAAATTTAGATTTCTATTTTAATAAATCAAAAGCCATTTTAATTAAGACTGCACCCTTATTGGATCTTGCAGCTGGCCTTTCTGAATTGCAGAATGTCAAAGCAATTCATATTGTGGCTTTGGAAAACGAAGTCAAAGAATTACTTTGGGAATTGCACAAAAATTACTCTGGTGTAACAACTATCAAAACAGTTAATATCACTAAAGAAGCAAATACTACTTTTGAATTTAATCTTAACGAAGATGGTGTCGAGGCGAGTTATTCGTTACCAAAACGCTATGTATACGAGCCTAATAGCGCCATTATGAAATCGGGTGGGTTTAATGAAATCAGTATGCAATACCAATTGGATAAATTACACAAACATTCGCATTTGTACACTTCGAATGATTTAATTGATTTTCCAGGACGTGTGTTTGAAATACTACACAACTTTCCTTACTCAAAAAAGGAAATCAAAACACATCTTGAAAACACCAAGTACAATATTACCACACGTAATTTTCCCGAAACGGTAGAAACTATTCGCAAAAAATGGAAAATCAAAGAAGGAGGAAATTCCTATTGTTTTTGTACAACCGATATGAAAAATGATAAAATAGTTTTACTTTGCACCAAAATAAAATAA
- a CDS encoding AI-2E family transporter, producing the protein MITPKTIANGILRSIGFLVLIGISLYFIYQIQAVIVYLIVSLILTLIGKPIMSFLKTRLRFPNTLATITTLIFFFLLIVGFISLFIPLILSQSESLSLLNTAEIEQNINQLIHQIVVFLDNHNVDSARFLKETNISSKIDFNFVPQLLNTILNTISSFGVGLASVFFITFFFLKDKTYFIENLKLLIPDSHEAPIINSLDKINHLLSRYFIGLLLQLGIVFILYLIVLSIFGISNAFIIAFLCAVLNIIPYIGPLIASIIAAVLTMISHLGNDFQTETLPITIYILIGFWIVQLIDNNLSQPIIFSKSVSSHPLEIFLVILIAGFLSGIVGMVIAVPLYTILKVIGKEFFPNNVVIQLLTKNI; encoded by the coding sequence ATGATTACACCCAAAACAATTGCAAACGGAATTCTAAGATCGATTGGTTTTTTGGTACTTATTGGAATATCTCTCTATTTTATATACCAAATTCAGGCAGTAATTGTGTACTTAATAGTTTCATTAATTCTCACGCTTATTGGTAAACCCATCATGAGTTTTTTAAAAACCAGATTGCGATTTCCTAATACATTAGCAACCATAACTACATTAATTTTCTTTTTTCTACTTATCGTAGGGTTTATTTCGTTGTTTATTCCTTTGATATTATCGCAAAGCGAAAGCTTGTCATTACTCAACACCGCCGAAATTGAGCAAAACATCAATCAGCTAATTCATCAAATTGTAGTATTCTTAGACAATCACAATGTAGATTCTGCGCGTTTTTTAAAAGAAACCAATATCAGTTCTAAAATTGATTTCAATTTTGTACCGCAATTATTGAATACTATTCTCAATACCATTAGCAGTTTTGGCGTTGGCTTAGCCTCTGTTTTTTTTATCACTTTTTTCTTTTTGAAAGATAAGACATACTTTATTGAAAACTTAAAACTACTAATCCCCGACTCACACGAAGCTCCCATCATTAATTCATTGGACAAAATCAATCACCTACTGTCGCGCTACTTTATTGGTTTACTACTACAGCTGGGAATCGTGTTTATTTTGTACCTAATTGTACTGTCCATTTTTGGAATTTCAAATGCCTTCATCATTGCTTTCTTATGCGCGGTACTCAATATCATCCCTTATATCGGACCACTAATTGCATCCATAATCGCTGCTGTTTTAACCATGATCAGTCATTTAGGCAATGACTTTCAAACCGAAACCTTGCCTATTACAATTTATATTTTGATTGGATTTTGGATCGTACAACTAATTGATAACAATCTTTCCCAACCGATTATTTTTTCGAAGAGTGTGAGCTCGCATCCCTTAGAAATTTTCTTGGTGATCCTAATTGCTGGGTTTCTTTCTGGTATAGTAGGAATGGTGATCGCAGTGCCTTTGTACACTATTTTAAAAGTGATTGGGAAAGAATTTTTCCCTAATAATGTGGTGATTCAATTATTAACTAAAAACATTTAG
- a CDS encoding translocation/assembly module TamB domain-containing protein — MTSINDDFGTDISIDEVAISPFGGVKFKNVLIRDHHQDTLIYSNRIKTSILEGKKLLDGDLIFSELHLDGVLFHLKTYKKEKLTNLDVFINAFGKDTTATDKHFLLTAKEAKITKGHFILTDENRVIPKDVDFTKLNIQLSDFKLYGPDVTTSILKMSFLDHRGIYVKRLSGLFSYTKKQLKLTKLEALTKENSEIKANVALNYAIEDFADFNNKVQFDVQLASSTLATNDIRCFYKELGKNQFFYLKANALGSLNNLKVSQINLVSSNKSKMIGAIRFKNLFPNKGKEFYMKGKFSTLSSSYNDLISLLPNVLGKTLPLNLKKLGQFNLVGKTELTTKFIEADFTMRTALGNVKSNFVMHSIDFIDKASYVGKVVLDQFDLGTFVSEKDLGKISANLSIDGIGFTEKYLNTKISGSLSQLDFKKYSYSNIEVNGNFKMPIYQGKISVSDPNLNMTFDGLMDWSKKENRFDFNIGIENANLNQLQFTKDPKSILKGDVIVQASGNSTDNLNGTIFINRTTYTNSKSTYYFDDFTINSSFDSDNKRTITVNSPDIVEGKIVGKYKFNQLQHLIENSLGSLYANYKPNKVERGQFLNFDFSINNKIVEVLFPKVSIGSNTKLSGTINSDKNEFKLNFNSPQISASENTLDNVRVKIDNKNPLYNAFIELDSIKSKYYKIRDFSLINVTMKDSLFIRTEFKGGTKGEDYFNLNLYHTIDKENKNVVGISKSEVKFKDYLWFLNENDTQDNRIVFDKELKEFTIEDIVLSHENQRIELKGALRGTNYKDLKLSFKDVNLNKITPEDDLFVFDGNINGAINFKQDKAIYRPTASLVIDQLQLNKTDLGVLQFDIEGDQSLSNFAINSTINNNGFESFNAGGNLAIQNNETLLDLRVKFDEFKLATLSSVGGEILTNIRGLVSGNATIQGNVNSPEINGRLYLDKAGMSIPYIGVDYELASRTIVDVTDEKFLFRNNSLTDSKYGTKGVLNGNIEHKNFSNWKLDLAVASKRFLALDTKDKEDAAYYGTAFINGSATINGLTNNLKIVVDAKSEKGTSIKIPINNSESVSENSFLHFVTAKEKFNLQKGITEKIRDYNGLELEFDFNITPDAEVEVILDRNSGHGMKGKGNGSLLFKINTLGKFNMWGDFQAYEGTYNFRTTGINKRFSVKKGGSISWDGNPLKAQLNLEAVYKTTANPSLLIDNSSFNKKVPVEVVIGIRGDLMSPDPDFNIDFPTVSSVLKSEIQTKLYDKDVRQTQALYLLSTGSFLSSEGMNQSDLSGSLFETATGLLGNVIKSEDEKFNVGINVVGADRRLGKETDGRFEASISSKINERVTINGKFGVPFGGINQTAFIGNVELLWRLNEEGTLNGRIFNKENDINYIGQGIGYTQGLGFTYEVDFDTFKELIQKMFKKKRVIQTIPAEYLDQDSDRTPDFIQFSNSKKSTKDQPKQNREGRVPEED, encoded by the coding sequence ATGACTTCGATTAATGACGACTTTGGAACAGATATTAGCATAGACGAGGTAGCAATTTCTCCTTTTGGCGGAGTAAAATTTAAAAATGTATTGATTAGAGATCATCATCAAGATACTTTAATCTACAGTAATCGGATTAAAACTTCCATTTTGGAAGGGAAGAAATTACTGGATGGTGATTTGATTTTTAGCGAATTGCATTTAGATGGTGTTTTATTCCATCTTAAAACCTACAAAAAAGAAAAGCTAACTAATTTAGATGTTTTTATTAATGCCTTTGGGAAAGATACAACGGCTACGGATAAACATTTTTTATTGACTGCCAAAGAAGCTAAAATTACCAAAGGACATTTTATTTTGACCGATGAAAATCGAGTTATACCCAAAGATGTCGATTTTACCAAATTGAACATTCAACTTTCTGATTTTAAATTGTATGGTCCAGATGTGACTACTTCGATTCTGAAAATGTCATTTTTAGATCATCGTGGTATCTATGTCAAAAGGCTTAGTGGTTTATTTAGTTATACTAAAAAACAATTGAAACTAACCAAATTAGAGGCCTTGACCAAAGAAAATTCTGAAATTAAGGCGAATGTTGCTTTGAATTATGCAATCGAAGATTTTGCCGATTTCAATAATAAAGTACAATTTGATGTACAATTAGCCTCTTCTACTTTGGCTACGAACGATATTCGTTGTTTTTACAAAGAATTGGGTAAAAATCAATTTTTTTATTTGAAAGCCAATGCACTAGGGTCATTAAATAATTTAAAAGTCAGCCAAATAAATTTAGTAAGTTCGAATAAAAGCAAAATGATTGGTGCTATCCGATTTAAAAATTTGTTTCCTAATAAAGGAAAGGAATTTTATATGAAAGGAAAGTTTAGCACTCTTTCGTCTAGCTATAATGATCTAATAAGTTTATTGCCTAATGTGTTGGGTAAGACATTGCCTTTAAATTTAAAAAAATTAGGGCAATTCAATTTGGTTGGAAAAACGGAATTGACCACTAAATTTATTGAAGCTGATTTTACAATGCGCACCGCTTTAGGAAATGTGAAATCCAATTTTGTAATGCATTCAATTGATTTTATTGATAAAGCCTCTTATGTGGGTAAAGTAGTTTTAGATCAATTTGATTTAGGCACTTTTGTATCTGAAAAAGATTTGGGAAAAATAAGCGCTAATCTAAGTATAGATGGAATTGGCTTTACCGAGAAATATTTAAATACTAAAATTAGTGGCTCCCTATCCCAATTAGATTTTAAAAAGTATTCCTATTCCAATATTGAAGTGAATGGAAATTTTAAAATGCCCATTTACCAAGGGAAAATTTCGGTGTCGGATCCTAACTTGAACATGACTTTTGACGGATTGATGGATTGGTCTAAAAAAGAGAATCGCTTTGATTTTAATATTGGAATTGAAAATGCCAATTTAAATCAGTTACAATTCACTAAGGATCCAAAATCAATTCTAAAAGGAGATGTCATTGTTCAGGCATCAGGAAATTCAACGGATAATTTAAATGGCACTATTTTTATTAACCGAACCACCTATACCAATTCAAAATCAACCTATTATTTTGATGATTTTACCATTAATTCAAGTTTTGATTCGGATAATAAGCGCACGATAACAGTCAACTCCCCTGATATTGTGGAAGGAAAGATTGTAGGAAAATACAAGTTTAACCAGTTGCAACATTTGATTGAAAATTCGTTGGGAAGTTTGTATGCTAACTACAAACCCAATAAAGTAGAACGAGGACAATTTTTAAATTTTGATTTTTCAATCAACAATAAAATTGTAGAAGTACTTTTTCCAAAAGTTTCTATTGGGTCCAATACAAAGCTAAGTGGAACGATCAACTCCGATAAAAATGAGTTTAAATTAAATTTTAATTCACCACAAATCTCCGCTTCAGAGAATACACTGGATAATGTCCGAGTAAAAATTGACAATAAAAATCCATTATACAATGCCTTTATTGAACTGGATTCAATTAAATCAAAATATTATAAAATTCGAGATTTCAGTTTGATTAATGTGACGATGAAAGATTCTCTTTTTATTCGAACAGAATTTAAGGGTGGAACTAAAGGCGAAGATTATTTTAATTTGAACTTATACCATACAATTGATAAAGAAAATAAGAATGTAGTAGGAATTAGTAAGTCCGAAGTGAAATTCAAAGATTATTTGTGGTTTTTGAACGAAAATGATACACAAGATAATCGAATTGTTTTTGATAAAGAGTTGAAAGAGTTTACTATTGAGGATATTGTTCTTTCGCATGAAAACCAACGAATAGAATTGAAAGGTGCTCTAAGAGGTACTAATTATAAAGACCTTAAATTAAGTTTTAAAGATGTCAATCTAAATAAAATTACACCAGAGGACGATTTGTTTGTTTTTGACGGAAACATTAATGGAGCAATTAATTTTAAGCAAGACAAAGCGATTTATAGACCGACAGCCTCTTTGGTTATAGATCAATTGCAACTGAATAAAACAGATCTTGGTGTTTTACAGTTTGATATAGAAGGAGATCAGAGTTTGTCCAATTTTGCTATTAACTCAACTATTAATAATAATGGTTTTGAATCGTTTAATGCAGGAGGAAATCTTGCCATTCAAAATAATGAAACCTTGCTTGATTTACGGGTTAAATTTGATGAGTTCAAGTTGGCTACACTTAGCTCGGTAGGAGGAGAGATCTTAACTAATATTCGTGGGTTAGTTTCAGGAAATGCTACGATTCAAGGCAATGTCAATTCGCCAGAAATTAACGGACGCTTGTATCTGGATAAAGCAGGTATGAGTATTCCTTATATTGGAGTTGATTATGAATTAGCATCTAGAACCATTGTGGATGTTACAGATGAAAAATTTCTATTTAGAAATAATTCATTAACAGATTCCAAGTATGGAACCAAAGGTGTGTTGAATGGTAATATTGAGCATAAAAATTTTTCCAATTGGAAATTAGATTTAGCGGTAGCTTCAAAACGATTTTTGGCATTAGACACAAAAGACAAAGAAGATGCAGCTTACTACGGCACTGCATTTATAAATGGTTCGGCAACGATCAATGGATTAACAAACAATCTTAAAATTGTTGTAGATGCAAAGTCTGAAAAAGGAACATCAATAAAAATTCCAATTAACAATTCCGAGAGTGTTAGTGAAAATTCATTTTTGCATTTTGTTACGGCAAAAGAAAAATTCAATTTGCAAAAAGGAATTACAGAAAAAATAAGAGATTATAATGGATTGGAGCTAGAGTTTGATTTTAATATAACACCTGATGCTGAGGTTGAGGTTATATTGGATAGAAATTCGGGTCACGGAATGAAAGGAAAAGGGAATGGTTCTCTTTTGTTTAAAATCAATACTCTAGGAAAATTCAATATGTGGGGCGATTTTCAAGCATACGAAGGGACTTACAACTTTAGAACTACAGGTATCAACAAGCGTTTTTCTGTCAAAAAAGGAGGGTCGATTTCATGGGATGGCAATCCATTGAAAGCGCAATTAAATTTAGAAGCCGTATATAAAACAACTGCAAATCCATCTTTATTGATTGATAATTCGTCGTTTAACAAAAAAGTTCCTGTAGAAGTAGTCATTGGAATTAGAGGTGATTTGATGAGTCCAGATCCCGATTTCAATATCGATTTTCCTACTGTAAGTTCGGTTTTAAAATCAGAAATTCAAACCAAACTATACGATAAAGATGTTCGTCAAACACAAGCTTTGTATTTACTTTCAACGGGAAGTTTCTTAAGCTCTGAAGGAATGAACCAAAGTGATTTGTCTGGTAGTTTGTTTGAAACGGCTACAGGATTATTGGGCAATGTCATCAAGTCTGAAGATGAAAAATTTAATGTCGGAATTAATGTGGTTGGTGCAGACAGGCGATTGGGTAAAGAAACAGACGGTCGTTTTGAAGCATCTATTTCTTCCAAAATTAATGAGAGAGTTACAATTAATGGCAAGTTTGGTGTTCCATTTGGGGGTATCAATCAAACAGCATTTATTGGAAATGTTGAATTGCTTTGGAGATTGAACGAAGAGGGTACCTTGAATGGGCGTATATTTAATAAGGAAAATGATATTAATTATATTGGCCAAGGAATTGGGTATACTCAAGGATTAGGTTTTACCTATGAAGTAGATTTTGATACTTTTAAAGAGTTAATTCAAAAAATGTTCAAGAAAAAACGAGTAATACAAACAATACCTGCAGAGTATTTAGACCAGGATTCGGATAGGACGCCTGATTTTATTCAATTTTCGAATTCAAAAAAATCAACAAAGGATCAACCCAAACAAAATCGAGAAGGCAGAGTACCAGAAGAGGATTAA
- the ddpX gene encoding D-alanyl-D-alanine dipeptidase, whose product MRLIFSFLLLVLFFGTSRLYSQQEVVIADTTFVNLKDYSADFVYDMKYATEDNFLKAKVYDCAECFLRLKTVKALVKANTKFIKKGYRIQLFDCYRPLDIQKRMWQIVSNPDYVADPAKGSIHNRGGAVDITLVDTDGKQLDMGTPFDFFGPEASHNFDNLPDEVKKNRILLKRIMQKSGFVSFDSEWWHYNLKNAAKEKVSNTKWLCN is encoded by the coding sequence ATGCGATTGATTTTCTCTTTTTTACTATTGGTTTTATTTTTCGGTACTTCTCGGCTGTATTCTCAGCAGGAAGTAGTAATTGCTGACACTACTTTTGTTAATTTGAAAGACTATAGTGCTGACTTTGTCTATGATATGAAGTATGCCACAGAAGATAATTTTTTGAAAGCAAAAGTGTACGATTGTGCCGAATGTTTTTTGCGGTTAAAAACGGTAAAAGCGCTGGTAAAAGCCAATACCAAATTCATAAAAAAAGGATATCGTATTCAACTTTTTGATTGTTACCGTCCTTTGGATATCCAAAAAAGAATGTGGCAAATTGTTTCCAATCCCGACTATGTAGCTGATCCCGCCAAAGGCTCAATACATAATAGAGGAGGAGCGGTCGATATTACTTTAGTCGATACTGATGGAAAACAATTAGACATGGGAACACCTTTTGATTTCTTTGGACCTGAAGCCAGTCATAATTTTGACAATCTTCCAGATGAAGTGAAGAAAAATAGAATACTTCTCAAAAGAATCATGCAGAAAAGCGGCTTCGTTTCCTTTGATTCGGAGTGGTGGCATTATAATTTAAAAAATGCTGCTAAAGAGAAAGTTTCCAATACTAAATGGCTATGTAATTAA
- a CDS encoding TrmH family RNA methyltransferase, translated as MQLTHANTHFEKRSFPITLVCDHIYFQQNLGSLFRIGEAFGIEKIIFIGKDIPLTPRKINKTSRSTHLQIPHSIIEETTEAIALLQEEEYHIIALEITSTSNPIQQLSVPKNKKVALLIGNEIEGISSDLLAIANQITHITMYGYNSSMNVVQATSIALYEISNRMNELPK; from the coding sequence ATGCAACTTACACACGCAAATACACATTTCGAAAAAAGAAGTTTTCCAATCACCTTAGTGTGTGATCATATCTATTTTCAACAAAACTTAGGCTCATTGTTCCGAATTGGAGAAGCTTTCGGAATTGAAAAAATCATTTTTATTGGCAAGGACATTCCATTGACTCCTAGGAAAATCAATAAAACTTCACGCAGTACTCATTTACAAATTCCACATAGTATTATAGAAGAAACGACTGAAGCTATCGCATTATTACAAGAAGAAGAATACCACATTATTGCATTAGAAATCACAAGCACAAGTAATCCGATTCAACAATTATCGGTTCCTAAAAATAAAAAAGTTGCTTTATTAATTGGCAATGAAATTGAGGGTATTAGTTCCGATTTATTGGCTATTGCTAACCAAATAACGCATATCACGATGTATGGCTACAACAGCAGTATGAATGTAGTTCAAGCGACTAGTATTGCACTGTATGAAATAAGCAATCGAATGAATGAATTGCCTAAATGA
- the tsaD gene encoding tRNA (adenosine(37)-N6)-threonylcarbamoyltransferase complex transferase subunit TsaD translates to MQNSEVFILAIESSCDDTAAAVLHNDKVLSNVVANQLIHNQYGGVVPELASRAHQQNIVPVIDAALRKANIQKEQLSAIAFTQGPGLMGSLLVGSSFAKSLALALQIPLIAVNHMHAHILAHFIDEEGYDKPEFPFLALTISGGHTQIVRVDGFFDMTIIGETTDDAVGEAFDKSAKILGLPYPGGPLVDKYAQLGNPKAFAFTKPKVPGLDFSFSGLKTAILYFIQKKQLENPNFIEENTNDICASIQHTIIEILMDKLKLAVKETGIKQIAIGGGVSANSGIRATLKEAEKKYGWKTFIPKFEYTTDNAAMIGIVGYQKFLSEHFETSSVVSKARIQF, encoded by the coding sequence ATGCAAAATTCCGAGGTTTTTATTCTTGCCATCGAAAGTTCGTGTGACGATACCGCTGCAGCCGTTTTACATAACGACAAAGTGCTCTCAAATGTTGTTGCTAATCAATTGATTCACAATCAATATGGTGGCGTTGTTCCCGAATTAGCTTCTAGAGCGCACCAACAAAATATAGTTCCTGTTATTGATGCTGCACTGCGAAAAGCGAATATACAAAAAGAACAACTGTCAGCTATTGCATTCACTCAAGGACCCGGATTAATGGGATCGTTGCTAGTAGGAAGTTCTTTTGCAAAATCGTTGGCATTAGCATTGCAAATTCCATTAATCGCAGTCAATCATATGCACGCTCATATTTTAGCGCATTTCATTGACGAAGAAGGATATGACAAACCCGAGTTTCCTTTTTTAGCCTTAACCATTAGTGGAGGGCATACTCAAATTGTTCGTGTCGATGGCTTTTTTGATATGACGATTATTGGGGAAACCACAGATGATGCTGTTGGCGAGGCTTTTGACAAGAGCGCCAAAATACTTGGCCTTCCCTATCCAGGCGGACCTTTGGTAGACAAATATGCGCAATTAGGAAATCCAAAAGCCTTTGCGTTTACCAAACCTAAAGTACCCGGATTGGATTTTAGTTTCTCAGGTTTAAAAACTGCTATTTTATATTTTATCCAGAAGAAACAATTGGAAAACCCTAATTTTATCGAAGAAAACACCAACGATATTTGCGCTTCCATTCAACATACCATTATTGAAATATTGATGGATAAATTGAAACTAGCTGTCAAAGAAACTGGAATCAAACAAATTGCCATTGGCGGAGGTGTTTCGGCTAATTCCGGAATACGCGCCACTTTAAAAGAGGCCGAAAAAAAATACGGATGGAAAACTTTCATTCCTAAATTTGAATACACCACCGATAATGCTGCAATGATTGGAATTGTTGGTTATCAAAAGTTTTTATCTGAACATTTTGAAACGTCTTCGGTTGTTTCTAAAGCACGAATCCAATTTTAA